From Chryseobacterium salivictor, a single genomic window includes:
- a CDS encoding HlyD family secretion protein — protein sequence MKIRSFLYTVLLGLTVTGCNSNNALYDAEGTFEVDEVIVSSEVPGKIISLNVEEGSILKKGSVVGVIDSIPLNLQKAQVEATMAALHQKTMDVRPQVKMLKDQIAVQKVQLANAIHEKKRTERLLKADAATGKQLDDWNNAIEVLQKQIKVQEQQIKVQETTTAVQNSSVLSEFKPLKKSVAQINDQLKRTNIINPINGTVLTKYAMAGEMTAIGKPVYKIGDLSVITLRAYITETQLAQIKLNQQVKVLVDSSPNSYRTYTGTIIWISDKAEFTPKTIQTKEERANLVYAVKIHVKNDGYLKIGMYGNVKF from the coding sequence ATGAAAATCAGGAGCTTTTTATACACCGTTCTACTGGGTCTGACTGTCACGGGATGCAATTCAAACAATGCATTGTATGATGCCGAAGGTACCTTTGAGGTAGATGAAGTCATCGTTTCATCGGAAGTACCGGGTAAGATAATATCCCTAAATGTGGAGGAAGGCTCAATACTTAAAAAAGGGAGCGTTGTAGGTGTGATCGACTCTATCCCTCTTAATTTACAAAAAGCGCAGGTGGAGGCCACTATGGCTGCATTGCATCAAAAAACAATGGACGTAAGACCTCAGGTTAAAATGCTCAAAGATCAAATTGCGGTACAGAAAGTTCAGCTCGCTAATGCAATCCATGAAAAAAAACGTACCGAAAGATTATTAAAAGCAGACGCGGCTACCGGCAAACAACTGGATGACTGGAATAATGCAATCGAGGTACTGCAAAAACAAATAAAAGTGCAGGAACAACAGATAAAAGTGCAGGAAACCACAACAGCTGTCCAAAACAGTTCGGTACTGAGCGAATTTAAGCCCTTAAAAAAATCGGTAGCACAAATTAATGATCAGCTGAAAAGAACAAACATCATCAATCCAATAAACGGAACCGTACTCACAAAATATGCAATGGCTGGCGAAATGACCGCCATAGGAAAACCCGTGTATAAAATCGGTGATTTATCTGTAATTACCTTAAGGGCTTATATTACAGAAACACAACTGGCACAAATCAAACTAAACCAACAGGTAAAAGTACTGGTAGACAGCAGTCCGAATTCTTACAGAACATACACCGGTACCATTATCTGGATCTCTGATAAAGCAGAATTTACCCCCAAAACCATTCAGACCAAAGAAGAACGGGCTAATCTTGTTTATGCGGTTAAGATTCACGTAAAGAACGATGGTTATTTGAAAATCGGAATGTATGGTAATGTAAAATTTTAA
- the dgt gene encoding dGTP triphosphohydrolase translates to MILNSLFTHQRTGNHPATSASRTDFQRDFDRIIFSAAFRRLQNKTQVFPLPGSVFVHNRLTHSLEVSSVGRSLGSAVGDFIFNNYKNDLDENAQNFYQHNLHNVIAAACLCHDVGNPAFGHSGEDAIASYFEKNEKDLKGKFNEKEWADLVNFEGNANAIRVLTHQQTGKDEGGTQLTYTTLASIAKYPCEAIAKKKGIIHRKKFGFFQNEKETFLNIAKSVHLHQESEEPTIFKRHPFVWLVEAADDICYNIIDMEDAHRLGIVSTSDCENLFLELIKSENGNTKRVEDKLAILTNANERISYLRAKVINALINKSIQIYQERFLDILHGTLDKALLDIYKIDNPSLQEIENFSIDKIYNHKNVIEIENAGYNVMYELLNHFIPPILTEKSQRKSYDKMALKLLPKQFLYEDASDYQKVLGVIDFVSGMTDNFATDLYRKIKGIDIGMTM, encoded by the coding sequence ATGATTTTAAACAGCCTATTTACCCATCAGCGGACCGGAAACCATCCCGCAACTTCAGCTTCGCGAACCGATTTCCAGAGAGATTTTGACCGTATTATTTTTTCAGCGGCATTCCGAAGATTACAGAATAAAACCCAGGTTTTTCCGCTTCCCGGAAGTGTTTTTGTACACAACCGACTGACGCATTCTCTGGAAGTTTCTTCTGTTGGCCGAAGTTTGGGAAGTGCCGTTGGAGATTTTATTTTTAACAATTATAAAAATGATCTCGACGAAAATGCACAGAATTTTTATCAGCATAATTTACACAATGTCATCGCCGCAGCTTGTCTGTGTCATGATGTCGGAAACCCAGCCTTCGGACATTCCGGCGAGGATGCTATTGCCAGTTATTTTGAGAAAAATGAAAAAGATTTAAAAGGAAAATTCAACGAAAAAGAATGGGCAGATCTGGTGAATTTTGAAGGAAATGCAAATGCCATCAGAGTTTTAACACACCAGCAAACCGGCAAAGATGAAGGCGGAACACAGCTAACCTATACCACGCTGGCAAGTATTGCAAAATATCCGTGTGAAGCAATTGCCAAGAAAAAAGGGATCATTCACCGCAAGAAATTCGGTTTTTTTCAAAATGAAAAAGAGACCTTTCTGAACATTGCAAAATCAGTTCATCTTCATCAGGAAAGTGAGGAGCCAACGATTTTTAAAAGACATCCTTTTGTGTGGCTGGTAGAAGCTGCTGATGATATTTGCTACAACATCATCGATATGGAAGATGCGCACCGGTTGGGAATTGTTTCTACTTCTGACTGCGAAAATCTGTTCCTCGAACTGATAAAATCCGAAAATGGAAATACCAAAAGAGTAGAAGATAAATTAGCGATTTTGACCAATGCTAATGAGAGAATTTCTTACTTAAGAGCAAAAGTAATCAATGCATTGATTAATAAATCCATTCAGATTTATCAGGAACGTTTTCTGGATATTTTACACGGGACTTTAGATAAAGCTTTGCTCGATATTTATAAAATTGACAATCCGTCTTTGCAGGAAATCGAAAACTTTTCAATTGATAAAATTTACAATCATAAAAACGTCATCGAAATAGAAAATGCCGGTTATAACGTAATGTACGAATTGCTGAATCATTTTATTCCGCCGATTTTGACAGAGAAATCCCAGCGGAAATCTTACGATAAAATGGCTTTGAAGCTTTTGCCCAAACAGTTTCTGTATGAAGATGCATCTGATTACCAAAAAGTTCTCGGTGTAATTGATTTCGTTTCCGGGATGACCGACAATTTCGCGACTGATTTATATAGAAAAATTAAAGGAATTGATATCGGAATGACGATGTAA
- a CDS encoding ABC transporter permease, which translates to MKQFLIFVKKEWLHIWRDRRTLFILLFMPIIQIVLYGFALTTEVKNSKIAIFDQSKDEATMVISNEIAASRYFDLARNLYSYKDIEAAFRKDEMRVAIVFPAKFRYDLLHSNQAQIQLIADASDPNTANTLTNYATSIIKDYQQTINPAQEMPYTIHTQLRMLYNPELKGAYNFVPGVMALVLMLVCAMMTSISIVREKEMGTMEVILVSPLKPFRIIIAKTIPYLLVSMVNIASILLLSVYALEVPITGNLGLLIAESILFTVTSLSVGILISNTAKTQQTAMFTSMMSLFLPTLLFSGFMFPIENMPVPLQVISNLVPAKWYFIIVKDVMIKGLGFASVWKETLVLIAMTSILLVASIYKFKIRLT; encoded by the coding sequence ATGAAACAGTTTTTAATTTTTGTGAAAAAAGAATGGCTTCACATTTGGAGAGACCGCAGAACGCTGTTCATTCTTCTTTTTATGCCCATTATCCAGATTGTTCTGTATGGCTTTGCCCTTACTACTGAAGTGAAAAACTCTAAAATCGCAATTTTCGATCAGTCCAAAGACGAAGCCACCATGGTGATCTCCAATGAAATAGCCGCCAGCAGATATTTCGATCTGGCCAGGAACCTTTATTCCTATAAAGATATCGAAGCTGCTTTCCGCAAGGATGAGATGAGGGTCGCCATTGTATTTCCTGCAAAATTCAGGTATGATCTCCTGCACAGCAATCAGGCTCAGATACAGCTCATAGCCGACGCTTCTGATCCCAATACCGCAAACACCCTCACCAATTATGCCACTTCAATAATTAAGGATTATCAGCAGACGATCAATCCTGCTCAGGAAATGCCATACACCATCCATACCCAGCTGAGAATGCTTTACAACCCTGAACTGAAAGGAGCTTACAATTTTGTCCCCGGCGTCATGGCACTCGTATTGATGCTGGTATGCGCCATGATGACCTCCATCTCGATTGTCAGGGAGAAGGAAATGGGCACGATGGAAGTCATTTTGGTGTCTCCTTTAAAACCCTTTCGGATCATCATTGCCAAAACGATTCCTTATCTTTTGGTTTCGATGGTCAATATCGCCAGCATACTTTTGCTCAGCGTTTACGCACTGGAGGTGCCCATCACCGGAAACCTGGGTTTATTGATTGCCGAGAGCATTTTATTTACCGTTACCTCTCTTTCGGTGGGAATATTAATTTCCAATACCGCCAAAACCCAGCAAACGGCGATGTTTACTTCAATGATGAGCTTATTCCTGCCTACCCTGCTGTTCAGCGGTTTTATGTTTCCTATTGAAAATATGCCTGTTCCTTTGCAGGTCATATCCAATTTGGTGCCGGCAAAATGGTATTTCATCATCGTAAAAGATGTCATGATTAAAGGACTTGGTTTTGCATCAGTCTGGAAGGAAACTCTGGTTTTAATTGCCATGACGTCAATATTACTTGTCGCAAGTATTTATAAATTTAAAATCAGACTGACATGA
- a CDS encoding ABC transporter ATP-binding protein, which produces MRPTIIIENITKTYRVKKEVIEAVTGINFSVEKGEIFGLIGPDGAGKTSLFHILTTLALADSGSASIDGFDVIKDYKQIRSSIGYMPGKFSLYQDLSVQENLEFFATIFNTTIEQNYEMIKEIYRQIEPFKTRKAGQLSGGMKQKLALCCALIHKPSVLFLDEPTTGVDAVSRKEFWEMLYRLKNQGIAILVSTPYMDEASLCDRVALIQKGKLLSVNTPKGIVSEFKKQLWSVKADDMFQLMNDIKKNASIASCYPFGQVHHVVFKTEGNSKAQLEQIIAQGKYSQSEVKLIEPSVEDCFMALMQE; this is translated from the coding sequence ATGCGCCCCACCATAATCATTGAAAATATCACAAAAACCTATCGGGTGAAAAAGGAAGTCATTGAGGCCGTAACAGGCATCAACTTCAGCGTGGAAAAAGGAGAAATATTCGGTCTTATCGGTCCCGATGGTGCAGGAAAAACGTCTCTTTTCCATATTCTGACAACCCTGGCGTTGGCTGACAGCGGAAGTGCTTCAATAGATGGTTTTGATGTGATCAAAGATTACAAACAGATACGCAGCAGCATCGGTTATATGCCCGGAAAATTTTCCTTGTACCAAGATTTGTCGGTTCAGGAAAATCTCGAGTTTTTTGCCACAATTTTTAATACCACTATTGAACAGAATTATGAAATGATCAAGGAGATTTACCGGCAGATCGAACCTTTTAAAACACGGAAAGCAGGCCAGCTGTCCGGAGGGATGAAGCAAAAGCTGGCACTTTGCTGCGCGCTCATTCACAAACCATCCGTGTTGTTTCTCGATGAACCTACAACGGGGGTCGATGCGGTATCCCGCAAAGAGTTCTGGGAAATGCTTTACAGGCTCAAAAATCAGGGCATCGCAATACTGGTTTCTACCCCTTATATGGACGAGGCCAGCCTTTGCGACAGAGTGGCGCTGATCCAGAAAGGAAAGCTTTTGTCAGTGAATACCCCAAAAGGTATTGTCAGTGAATTTAAAAAACAGTTATGGTCTGTAAAAGCCGACGATATGTTCCAGCTGATGAATGACATTAAAAAAAATGCATCAATAGCAAGTTGCTATCCTTTTGGGCAGGTGCATCACGTTGTTTTTAAAACTGAGGGAAACAGTAAAGCCCAATTGGAACAGATTATTGCACAGGGAAAATACAGCCAGAGCGAAGTTAAATTAATTGAACCCAGTGTCGAAGATTGTTTTATGGCATTAATGCAGGAGTAA
- a CDS encoding ABC transporter ATP-binding protein, translating into METEKVITAKELTKQFGDFTAVDKISFDVRKGEIFGFIGANGAGKTTAMRMLCGLSLPTSGLATVAGFDVYKQNEQIKKHIGYMSQKFSLYEDLTIRENIRFYAGIYGLTDKLIKEKTAFLLEQLHIVGQEKTLVKALPLGWRQKLALSIAIIHDPAIVFLDEPTGGVDPITRREFWNLIYEASAKGITIFVTTHYMDEAEYCNRISIMVDGRIDALDTPENLMKQYSASSMDSVFLQLARKAVRTEN; encoded by the coding sequence ATGGAAACAGAAAAAGTAATAACAGCCAAAGAGCTCACCAAACAGTTTGGTGATTTTACCGCAGTCGATAAAATTTCTTTTGACGTGAGAAAAGGGGAAATTTTTGGCTTTATAGGAGCCAATGGCGCCGGTAAAACTACTGCGATGCGCATGCTGTGCGGCTTGTCTCTGCCTACTTCGGGATTGGCCACCGTCGCCGGCTTTGATGTTTACAAACAGAACGAACAGATCAAAAAACACATCGGTTACATGAGTCAGAAGTTCTCTCTTTATGAAGACCTGACCATTAGAGAAAATATCCGGTTTTATGCCGGCATCTACGGTTTAACTGATAAACTGATTAAGGAAAAAACAGCCTTCCTGCTGGAGCAGCTGCACATCGTGGGTCAGGAAAAAACACTGGTGAAGGCTTTGCCTCTCGGGTGGCGGCAAAAACTGGCTTTATCGATTGCCATCATTCATGATCCCGCCATCGTTTTTTTGGATGAACCCACAGGCGGTGTCGATCCCATTACAAGACGGGAATTCTGGAATCTGATTTATGAAGCGTCTGCAAAAGGCATCACCATTTTTGTTACAACCCATTATATGGATGAAGCAGAATACTGCAACCGGATTTCTATTATGGTGGATGGAAGGATTGATGCGCTCGACACCCCCGAAAATCTTATGAAACAGTATTCGGCATCATCGATGGACAGTGTTTTTTTACAGCTGGCAAGAAAAGCGGTACGGACAGAAAATTAA
- a CDS encoding TolC family protein, protein MATITAILMLFGRHHIHAQEPAKVDIASAYQLAYKNYPLIQQAHLIAKTAEYSVANAAKGYLPTLSINGQATYQSTVTDFPLNNPLFTLPNYSKDQYKIYGEINQVIYDGGRISNQKKAAKANETVQQQNLKIELYTLYDRINQLFFGAVIIDEQLKINGLLKSDIQNGIDKTKALVANGLAYRSNVDELTAQLLQAEQSQTELNATKKAYLGMLSLLINVPLDENSVLEKPAAPIISEEINRPEILFYEAQKKIDDLQEQLLKIQLRPRLGFFVQGGYARPGLNPLSNDFSWYYIGGLRLNWDLGGLYTLQNQKKILALNKETLDIQKETFLFNTKISQKQQRASIEKYAELFKKDDAIIALLESVKKAAAAQLENGVLSAHDYINEVNAENKARQTRILHEIKLLQEQYNYQSTTGNIQTLNNQ, encoded by the coding sequence ATGGCAACCATTACCGCTATTTTAATGCTTTTTGGCAGACATCATATCCATGCACAGGAGCCTGCAAAAGTTGACATCGCATCAGCCTACCAACTGGCCTACAAAAATTATCCGCTCATCCAGCAGGCGCACCTGATTGCAAAAACAGCTGAATATTCTGTTGCCAATGCAGCCAAAGGATATCTGCCTACTTTATCCATTAACGGGCAAGCTACTTACCAGTCTACGGTGACTGATTTTCCGCTGAACAACCCTCTTTTTACATTACCCAATTACAGCAAGGATCAATATAAAATCTACGGTGAAATAAACCAGGTGATCTATGATGGCGGGCGCATATCCAATCAAAAAAAAGCTGCAAAAGCCAACGAAACCGTTCAGCAGCAAAATCTAAAAATTGAATTATATACTTTATACGACCGTATTAACCAATTGTTTTTTGGCGCTGTAATCATTGATGAACAGTTAAAAATCAACGGTTTATTGAAATCTGATATTCAGAATGGAATCGACAAGACCAAAGCTTTGGTTGCAAACGGTCTCGCATACAGAAGCAATGTGGATGAACTTACCGCCCAACTTTTGCAGGCAGAACAGTCTCAGACAGAATTAAATGCCACAAAAAAAGCATACCTGGGTATGCTGAGTTTGCTAATCAATGTTCCTCTTGATGAAAACTCTGTTCTTGAAAAACCGGCCGCTCCCATCATTTCAGAAGAAATCAACCGGCCGGAAATTTTATTTTATGAGGCGCAGAAAAAAATAGATGATTTGCAGGAACAACTTTTAAAAATACAGCTTCGGCCGAGACTTGGCTTTTTTGTTCAGGGCGGATATGCGCGCCCGGGTCTCAACCCACTGAGCAACGATTTTTCCTGGTATTATATTGGCGGACTCAGATTAAATTGGGACCTGGGAGGTTTATATACCTTACAAAATCAAAAGAAAATACTGGCTCTAAACAAAGAAACACTTGACATACAAAAGGAAACTTTTCTGTTCAACACCAAAATTTCCCAAAAACAACAACGCGCCAGCATCGAAAAATATGCAGAACTTTTTAAAAAAGACGACGCTATCATTGCTTTACTCGAATCTGTAAAAAAGGCAGCGGCCGCACAGTTGGAAAACGGAGTTTTAAGCGCTCACGATTACATCAATGAAGTCAATGCAGAGAACAAAGCCCGCCAGACCCGTATCCTTCATGAAATAAAGCTTTTACAGGAGCAGTACAATTACCAAAGCACCACAGGAAACATTCAAACGCTAAACAATCAATAA